The Pseudomonas eucalypticola genome has a window encoding:
- a CDS encoding PhzF family phenazine biosynthesis protein — protein MQLSIYQVDAFADRPFGGNPAAVCPLAEWLPDAQLQAIAEENNLSETAYFVRKGDAFELRWFTPTVEVDLCGHATLAAAWVIANELPDAPAVMRFATRSGELRVSRTAHGLAMDFPAKQPVPREPVEGLLDALGITQAEVFATDDWLVVVEDEALIAQLKPDFNRLKGLPLRGIAVTAASQRFDFVTRWFGPNVGVNEDPVTGSAHTSLAPLWAERLGKTLLKTEQGGARKGQLTCELAGDRVIISGQAVLFMKGTVFF, from the coding sequence GTGCAGTTGAGTATCTACCAGGTCGACGCCTTCGCCGACCGCCCTTTCGGCGGCAACCCCGCCGCGGTCTGCCCCCTTGCCGAATGGCTGCCCGATGCGCAGTTGCAAGCGATCGCCGAGGAAAACAACCTCTCGGAAACCGCCTACTTCGTGCGCAAGGGCGATGCCTTCGAGCTGCGCTGGTTCACCCCCACGGTGGAGGTCGACCTCTGCGGCCACGCCACGTTGGCGGCTGCCTGGGTCATTGCCAACGAGCTGCCGGACGCACCCGCGGTGATGCGCTTCGCCACCCGCAGCGGCGAGCTACGGGTGAGCCGCACCGCCCACGGCCTGGCCATGGATTTCCCCGCCAAGCAGCCGGTACCTCGCGAACCGGTGGAAGGGCTGCTGGACGCCTTGGGTATCACCCAGGCCGAGGTCTTCGCCACCGATGACTGGTTGGTCGTGGTGGAGGACGAAGCGTTGATCGCCCAGCTGAAGCCCGACTTCAACCGCCTCAAAGGCCTGCCCCTGCGCGGCATTGCCGTGACAGCGGCCAGCCAGCGCTTCGACTTTGTCACCCGCTGGTTCGGCCCCAACGTGGGCGTCAACGAAGACCCGGTGACCGGCTCGGCGCACACCTCGCTGGCCCCCCTGTGGGCCGAGCGCCTGGGCAAGACGCTGCTGAAAACCGAGCAAGGCGGTGCGCGCAAAGGCCAGTTGACCTGCGAACTGGCTGGCGACCGCGTGATCATCAGTGGCCAGGCCGTGTTGTTCATGAAAGGCACGGTATTTTTCTGA
- a CDS encoding transporter codes for MTSSIIKSHQDSDLFGLLYGYRFRPGGPVCELDSAAVLQTLGCAEHNEAFIWLHLNLAHAGCERWMRAHLPLPDDYFEALHEGSRSTRIEQVEDSLLAVVNDVVFNFGMVSSDISTLWLCATERVLVSARRQPLHSVDKLRSSVKRGERFRSPMELLVHLFRDQAEVLTQIVRKTSLSVDGIEDQLLSLRLSNNRAELGAMRRVLVRLQRLLALEPGSLLRLLNRPPAWLQEDDLQALRQATEEFALVLSDLTALGERIKLLQEEIAANLNEQSNRTLFTLTVVTVLALPINIIAGFFGMNVGGIPLASDPEGFWILVALVATFTLLAGRWAFRKRSDY; via the coding sequence ATGACTTCGAGCATCATCAAGAGCCACCAGGACTCGGACCTCTTCGGCCTTCTCTACGGCTACCGGTTCCGCCCCGGTGGCCCGGTGTGCGAGCTGGACTCGGCCGCGGTGTTGCAGACCCTGGGGTGCGCCGAGCACAACGAGGCGTTCATCTGGCTGCACCTGAACCTGGCCCACGCCGGCTGCGAGCGCTGGATGCGCGCCCACCTGCCGCTGCCCGATGACTATTTCGAAGCCCTGCACGAGGGCTCGCGTTCCACCCGCATCGAACAGGTAGAGGACTCGTTGCTGGCGGTGGTCAACGACGTGGTGTTCAATTTCGGCATGGTCTCGTCCGACATTTCCACCCTGTGGTTGTGCGCCACCGAGCGCGTGTTGGTCAGTGCCCGCCGCCAGCCGCTGCATTCGGTGGACAAGCTGCGCTCGTCGGTCAAACGCGGCGAACGCTTCCGTTCGCCCATGGAGCTGCTGGTTCACCTGTTCCGCGACCAGGCCGAGGTGCTGACCCAGATCGTGCGCAAGACCAGCCTGAGCGTCGACGGCATCGAAGACCAGCTGCTGTCCCTGCGACTGAGCAACAACCGAGCGGAATTGGGCGCCATGCGTCGGGTACTGGTTCGCCTGCAACGGTTGCTGGCCCTGGAACCGGGGTCACTGTTGCGCTTGTTGAACCGCCCGCCGGCCTGGTTGCAGGAAGACGACCTGCAGGCGTTACGCCAGGCCACCGAGGAGTTCGCCCTGGTGCTCAGCGACCTCACGGCCCTGGGCGAACGCATCAAGCTGCTGCAGGAAGAGATCGCCGCCAACCTCAACGAACAGAGCAACCGCACGCTGTTCACCCTGACCGTGGTCACGGTGCTGGCCCTGCCCATCAACATCATCGCCGGTTTTTTCGGCATGAACGTGGGGGGTATTCCCCTGGCCAGTGACCCGGAGGGGTTCTGGATACTGGTGGCACTGGTAGCCACCTTCACCTTGCTGGCCGGGCGCTGGGCTTTTCGCAAGCGCAGCGACTACTGA
- a CDS encoding inorganic phosphate transporter, translated as MATPTLASSSPGSTHARPTFDRKPGRGTLIVFFVILVVGLVYSTWSLVSDVDDMGTVVTTWTPFLLLGIALLIALGFEFVNGFHDTANAVATVIYTHSLPPQFAVMWSGCFNFLGVLLSSGAVAFGIIALLPVELILQVGSSAGFAMIFALLIAAIVWNLGTWWLGLPASSSHTLIGSIIGVGVANALMHGRDGTSGVDWSQALKIGYSLLLSPLIGFVCAALLLVALRLLVKNRALYKAPVSDAPPPWWIRGLLILTCTGVSFAHGSNDGQKGMGLIMLILVGTLPMAYALNRAMPADQSVQFAAVAQVTQQALAKADPTPVAGDPRVILTDYIRDKRPSPQLVPALAAIAGLIGQEVSAYGSLTAIPAAAVGNVRNDMYLTGEAIRLMEKDKLGQYDADTQAKVSLFKQQIDSSTRFIPLWVKVAVAIALGLGTMVGWKRIVVTVGEKIGKHHLTYAQGASAEVVAMLTIGAADLYGLPVSTTHVLSSGVAGAMVANGSGLQMRTVRNLVMAWVLTLPAAILLAGSLYWLFATVF; from the coding sequence ATGGCTACGCCAACCCTGGCTTCTTCATCCCCTGGCAGTACCCACGCGCGCCCGACGTTCGACCGCAAACCAGGGCGCGGCACCTTGATCGTGTTTTTCGTCATCCTGGTCGTGGGGCTGGTGTACAGCACCTGGAGCCTGGTCAGCGACGTGGATGACATGGGCACGGTGGTCACCACCTGGACGCCCTTCCTGTTGTTGGGCATCGCCCTGCTGATTGCCCTGGGCTTCGAATTCGTCAACGGCTTTCACGACACGGCCAACGCCGTGGCCACGGTGATCTACACCCACTCGCTACCCCCACAGTTCGCGGTGATGTGGTCGGGGTGCTTCAACTTCCTCGGCGTGCTGCTGTCCAGCGGCGCGGTGGCCTTCGGGATCATCGCCCTGTTGCCGGTGGAGCTGATCCTGCAGGTGGGCTCCTCGGCCGGGTTCGCGATGATCTTCGCCCTGCTGATCGCGGCCATCGTCTGGAACTTGGGCACCTGGTGGCTGGGGTTGCCGGCTTCGTCGTCCCATACCCTCATCGGCTCGATCATTGGCGTGGGCGTGGCCAACGCCTTGATGCACGGGCGCGACGGCACCAGTGGGGTGGATTGGAGCCAGGCGCTGAAGATCGGTTATTCATTGCTGCTGTCGCCGCTGATCGGTTTCGTCTGCGCGGCGCTGCTGCTGGTGGCCTTGCGCTTGCTGGTGAAGAACCGCGCGTTGTACAAGGCGCCGGTCAGCGATGCCCCGCCACCGTGGTGGATCCGCGGCCTGCTGATCCTGACCTGCACCGGCGTGTCGTTCGCCCACGGCTCCAATGACGGGCAGAAAGGCATGGGCCTGATCATGCTGATTCTGGTGGGCACCCTGCCCATGGCCTACGCCTTGAATCGGGCGATGCCCGCCGACCAATCGGTGCAATTCGCCGCCGTGGCGCAAGTCACCCAGCAAGCCCTGGCCAAGGCCGACCCTACCCCGGTGGCCGGTGACCCGCGGGTAATTCTCACCGACTATATTCGCGACAAGCGACCCAGCCCGCAGCTGGTACCGGCCTTGGCGGCCATCGCCGGCCTGATCGGCCAGGAGGTGAGCGCCTACGGCAGCCTGACCGCCATCCCCGCCGCAGCGGTGGGCAACGTGCGTAACGACATGTACCTGACCGGCGAAGCCATCCGCCTGATGGAAAAGGACAAGCTCGGCCAGTACGACGCCGACACCCAGGCCAAGGTCAGCCTGTTCAAGCAGCAGATCGACAGTTCAACCCGTTTCATCCCGCTCTGGGTCAAGGTGGCCGTGGCCATCGCTCTGGGGCTGGGCACCATGGTGGGCTGGAAGCGTATCGTGGTGACCGTGGGCGAGAAAATCGGCAAGCACCACCTGACCTACGCCCAGGGGGCGAGCGCCGAGGTGGTGGCGATGCTGACCATCGGCGCGGCAGACCTGTACGGCCTGCCGGTGTCCACGACCCACGTATTGAGTTCAGGGGTGGCCGGCGCGATGGTCGCCAATGGCTCGGGACTGCAGATGCGCACCGTCCGCAACCTGGTGATGGCCTGGGTGCTGACCCTGCCCGCAGCGATCCTGCTGGCCGGGTCGCTTTACTGGCTGTTCGCAACGGTGTTCTGA
- a CDS encoding MATE family efflux transporter, whose protein sequence is MHTAAQRPLWQTYLAFLAPMVLSNFLQSMSGTLNSIFIGQMLGTQALAAVSGMFPIVFFFIALVIGLGAGAGVLIGQAWGAREPHMVKQIAASTLLLGALIGLVAAVFGSVFARQALQGLGTPADVLDDAVAYARVMMCIMPILLVFVLFTQLLRGVSDTLSPLLALVVSTAVGLLLTPALIRGWLGLPQLGTQSAAVAALAGNVVAIALLAWRLNRAKHVLAPDRAFFKALRLDRWILAKVLRIGLPTGLQMVVISLSELVILSLVNGHGSQATAAYGAVTQIVNYVQFPALSIAITASILGAQAIGAGRLERIGPILRTGMAINLWLTGGLIVLGYLLSHWLLALFITDPATRAQAEHLLHIMLWSMLVFGFQALVGGIMRASGTVLVPVLISIFCIVGVELPAAWLLNAHFGLQGVWMAFPVTYLSMLVLQSVYYRGVWRHRRIERLV, encoded by the coding sequence ATGCATACCGCCGCGCAACGCCCCCTGTGGCAAACCTACCTGGCGTTCCTGGCGCCCATGGTGCTGTCCAATTTCCTGCAATCGATGTCCGGTACGCTCAACAGTATTTTCATCGGCCAGATGCTCGGCACCCAGGCGCTGGCAGCGGTGTCGGGGATGTTTCCGATCGTGTTCTTCTTCATCGCCCTGGTTATCGGCCTGGGGGCGGGCGCCGGCGTGCTGATCGGGCAGGCCTGGGGCGCGCGCGAACCGCACATGGTCAAGCAGATCGCGGCGTCTACCCTGTTGCTGGGCGCGCTGATCGGCCTGGTGGCGGCCGTGTTTGGCAGCGTCTTCGCGCGCCAGGCACTACAGGGCCTGGGCACACCGGCCGACGTGCTCGATGACGCAGTGGCCTACGCCCGGGTCATGATGTGCATCATGCCCATCCTGCTGGTGTTCGTGCTGTTCACCCAACTGCTGCGTGGCGTCAGCGATACCCTCTCGCCCCTGCTGGCGCTGGTGGTGTCCACCGCCGTGGGCCTGTTGCTGACCCCGGCGTTGATCCGTGGCTGGCTGGGCCTGCCGCAACTGGGCACGCAAAGCGCCGCGGTCGCTGCGCTGGCGGGGAACGTCGTGGCCATCGCCTTGCTGGCCTGGCGCCTGAACCGCGCCAAGCACGTGCTGGCCCCCGACCGCGCGTTTTTCAAGGCCCTGCGCCTGGATCGCTGGATCCTCGCCAAGGTGCTGCGCATCGGCCTGCCCACGGGCTTGCAGATGGTGGTCATCTCACTCTCCGAACTGGTGATCCTGTCGCTGGTCAACGGCCACGGTTCCCAGGCCACCGCCGCTTATGGCGCGGTGACCCAGATCGTCAACTACGTGCAATTCCCGGCGCTCTCCATTGCCATCACCGCCTCCATCCTGGGGGCCCAGGCCATCGGTGCCGGGCGCCTGGAGCGCATCGGCCCGATCCTGCGTACCGGCATGGCCATCAACCTCTGGCTCACCGGCGGCCTGATCGTGCTCGGCTACCTGCTCTCCCATTGGCTGCTGGCGTTGTTCATCACCGACCCCGCCACCCGTGCCCAGGCCGAACACCTGTTGCACATCATGCTCTGGAGCATGCTGGTGTTCGGCTTCCAGGCGCTGGTGGGCGGCATCATGCGCGCCAGCGGCACGGTGCTGGTGCCGGTGCTGATCTCGATCTTCTGCATCGTCGGTGTCGAGCTGCCGGCCGCCTGGTTGCTCAATGCCCACTTCGGCCTGCAAGGGGTGTGGATGGCCTTCCCGGTGACCTACCTGAGCATGCTGGTGCTGCAATCGGTCTATTACCGCGGCGTATGGCGCCATCGGCGGATCGAGCGGTTGGTCTGA
- a CDS encoding DUF5625 family protein: protein MRDFPLALCALNLALAAHGSEANAADVAPLSLKTAGAVAGMTLHVADKDSYSVRLDYFYPPNDPVARQQLWAGAGGVRPDATGHTSEQGAPFNVFLRIYDIDAAVVIQDRRIDHPTLSSWGSGVLHAELSEVRLRPGRYQIMVERRGSAAGISDYRAAVSVVRAY from the coding sequence TTGAGAGATTTCCCGCTGGCCTTGTGTGCCCTGAACCTCGCCCTGGCGGCCCACGGTTCCGAGGCCAACGCCGCCGACGTGGCACCCCTGAGCCTGAAGACTGCAGGCGCGGTGGCAGGCATGACCTTGCACGTTGCCGACAAGGACAGCTACTCAGTGCGCCTGGATTATTTCTACCCGCCCAATGACCCGGTCGCCCGCCAGCAGCTGTGGGCAGGTGCCGGTGGCGTGCGCCCCGACGCCACCGGGCACACGAGCGAGCAGGGCGCACCGTTCAACGTCTTTCTGCGCATTTACGACATCGACGCCGCCGTGGTCATCCAGGACCGACGCATCGACCACCCCACGCTGTCATCCTGGGGCAGCGGCGTGCTGCATGCCGAACTGAGCGAAGTGCGCCTCAGGCCGGGGCGTTACCAGATCATGGTGGAGCGCCGTGGCAGCGCTGCGGGCATCTCCGACTACCGGGCCGCCGTCAGTGTGGTCAGGGCCTATTGA
- a CDS encoding sugar phosphate isomerase/epimerase family protein produces MSRFLVFQSLWAMLDHQGQPTQPLEAQLQQIAAAGFDGITDHFWQPGHARRLSDEAQSLGLAIEGQVFPRTVDDLAAALDVASQHGCHHLTIQADVRPFTLAAAVPVMEGWQRLAEQVDFPVLVETHRYRVTNDLPFTLELLAQLPDLKLLADLSHYVVGRELPDTPNSEDDEAIHRILRRSWGFHGRVASSEQVQVSLAFAQHQGWVQRFLGWWRHGMEDWLAREGSASASLSFTCELGPPPYAITGADGRELGDRWAEALWLKDQARELWQSVAPRAN; encoded by the coding sequence GTGAGCCGTTTTCTGGTGTTTCAATCCCTGTGGGCCATGCTCGACCACCAGGGCCAGCCCACCCAGCCGCTGGAAGCGCAACTGCAGCAGATCGCCGCGGCGGGCTTCGACGGTATCACCGACCATTTCTGGCAGCCCGGCCATGCCCGACGCTTGAGCGACGAGGCGCAGAGCCTGGGGCTGGCGATCGAAGGCCAGGTGTTTCCACGCACGGTGGACGACCTGGCCGCCGCGCTGGACGTGGCCAGCCAGCACGGCTGCCATCACCTCACGATCCAAGCGGACGTGCGGCCGTTCACCCTGGCCGCCGCAGTGCCCGTGATGGAGGGCTGGCAGCGCCTGGCCGAACAGGTGGACTTTCCGGTGCTGGTGGAAACTCACCGCTACCGCGTGACCAACGACCTGCCTTTTACCCTGGAACTGCTGGCGCAATTGCCGGACCTCAAGCTACTCGCCGACCTGTCTCACTACGTGGTGGGGCGCGAGCTGCCCGACACCCCCAACAGCGAAGACGACGAGGCGATTCACCGGATTCTGCGCCGAAGCTGGGGCTTCCACGGGCGGGTGGCCAGCAGCGAGCAGGTGCAGGTGTCCCTGGCGTTCGCCCAGCACCAGGGCTGGGTGCAGCGCTTTCTGGGCTGGTGGCGCCACGGCATGGAAGATTGGCTGGCTCGTGAAGGCAGTGCCAGCGCTAGCCTGTCGTTCACCTGCGAACTGGGGCCGCCGCCGTACGCCATCACCGGCGCCGATGGCCGCGAGCTCGGCGACCGCTGGGCCGAAGCATTATGGCTCAAGGACCAGGCCCGCGAGCTATGGCAGTCGGTGGCGCCGCGGGCAAATTGA
- a CDS encoding NAD(P)/FAD-dependent oxidoreductase: MNPATAPLVIVGAGHAGGRAALTLREQGYDGRLLLIGDEPHAPYERPALSKGLLQGTAELASFSVCGAQQLRALGIEHLTGQPVRALDTAARRLALADGTHLAYRGLLLATGGRARRLPGVAPHWPNVLYLRTHDEALALRDHLRPGARLVVVGGGFIGLEVAASARAQGCEVTVLEAGPRLAGRVLPADLGDALLALHRAQGVDVRLNARVEAFEGGSQVEVVSLVDGSRLPCDGVLVGIGMQPAIDLAQTAGLAVGQGIRVDAFLRTSDRQVYAAGDVCEFRLHPQGPFQRQETWRNAEAQGRHAALNLLGAELPYEQVPGFWSDHYDTSLQMVGQAGDSPPSARRELGNGGLLLFFLDADQRLQGACGWGAGNSVAKDIKLCERLIGAGLPLPVDALADASVSLKTLLRN; encoded by the coding sequence CTGCTGCTGATCGGTGACGAGCCTCATGCGCCTTACGAACGGCCCGCGCTGTCCAAGGGCCTGTTGCAGGGCACTGCTGAATTGGCCAGCTTCAGTGTGTGTGGTGCGCAGCAGCTGCGGGCACTGGGTATCGAACACCTCACGGGGCAACCTGTGCGGGCCTTGGATACCGCCGCGCGACGCCTGGCCCTGGCCGACGGTACGCACCTGGCGTACCGGGGCCTGCTGCTGGCCACCGGTGGGCGCGCCCGGCGCTTGCCCGGCGTCGCGCCCCACTGGCCGAACGTGCTGTACCTGCGTACCCACGATGAAGCGCTGGCCCTGCGCGACCACCTGCGCCCCGGGGCGCGGCTGGTGGTGGTGGGGGGCGGTTTCATCGGCCTGGAAGTGGCCGCCAGTGCCCGCGCCCAGGGCTGTGAGGTGACCGTGCTCGAAGCCGGCCCGCGCCTGGCCGGACGGGTGCTGCCGGCCGACCTCGGCGACGCGCTGTTGGCCTTGCATCGCGCACAGGGTGTGGACGTGCGCCTGAATGCGCGTGTCGAAGCTTTTGAGGGGGGCAGCCAGGTCGAGGTCGTCTCCCTGGTGGACGGCAGCCGCCTCCCGTGCGATGGCGTGCTGGTGGGTATCGGCATGCAGCCTGCTATCGACCTGGCCCAGACGGCCGGCCTGGCGGTAGGGCAGGGTATTCGGGTCGACGCCTTTCTGCGCACCAGCGACCGGCAGGTTTACGCCGCCGGTGATGTCTGCGAGTTCAGGCTGCACCCCCAGGGGCCGTTCCAGCGCCAGGAAACCTGGCGCAATGCCGAGGCCCAGGGGCGCCACGCTGCGCTCAATTTGCTGGGTGCCGAATTGCCCTATGAACAGGTGCCAGGGTTTTGGTCCGACCACTACGACACCAGCCTGCAGATGGTCGGCCAAGCAGGTGACAGCCCACCCAGCGCGCGCCGCGAGCTGGGCAACGGTGGCCTGCTGCTGTTCTTTCTCGACGCCGACCAGCGCTTGCAAGGCGCCTGCGGCTGGGGCGCCGGCAACAGCGTGGCCAAGGACATCAAATTGTGCGAACGGTTGATCGGCGCCGGCCTGCCCTTGCCCGTCGATGCGCTGGCCGATGCCAGCGTGTCACTCAAAACCCTGTTGAGGAACTGA